In Brachybacterium fresconis, the genomic stretch TCCTGCTCGGGCGAGGCCAGTTCCACCTGGACGCGGTCGCCGCCGAGACGACCCTTCAGCTCATCGGGGGTTCCCAGCGCGACCTGTCTCCCCTCGGCGATGACCAGGACATGATCGGCGAGGACGTCGGCCTCTTCGAGGTACTGCGTCGTCAGCAGCAGAGTCATGCCGCCTGCCACAAGCTCCTTGATCATCTCCCACAGGCCCTGCCTGCTCGTCGGGTCCAATCCGGTCGTGGGTTCGTCAAGCACCAGAACCCTGGGGTCACCGACGAGGGCGCACGCGAGATCGACACGCCTGCGCATGCCACCGGAGTGCTGACCGACGCGCTTGCGCGCATAGGAGCCCATGTCGAAAGCGTCGATGAGCTGGTCAGCTCGACGCCGTGCGTCTGCTTTCGAATGTCCGTAGAGACGGCCGACGAGCACCAGGTTCTCCGCCGTGGAGAGGTCTTCGTCGACGGCCGCATACTGACCAGAGAATCCCGTGAACTGCTTCACCTCGTTAGCGTCTTGGACCACCGACCGACCGAAGATCCTTGCCTGTCCGCTATCGAGGCGGTAGAGACCCGTCACCGCTTTCACCGCCGTGGTCTTGCCCGAGCCGTTGGGGCCGAGCACCCCGAGGACGGTGCCCTCGTCCACGGTGAAGCTGAGGTCGTCAAGCACCGTCTGCTCGCCGAACCGCTTCACCAAGCGTTCCGCTTCTATCGCTACAGTCACCCGTACTCCTGTTCTCTGATGGGCAGGTTCTGCGGCACACGGGAGTGTGTTCCGCCGCTGAATCCATCGTGGAGTACGTTGTGGCCATTATGTGTCCACAAGGAGCATAGACTGTATGCGTGACGACAAGCACCCGCATTCTGGAGCTACTAGGCCTCTTGCAGACCCGCCGCCATTGGGGCGGCGGGGAGCTGGCGGGGCGACTCGGCGTGAGTCAGCGCACGCTGCGCCGAGACGTCGACGGGCTGCAGGAGCTGGGCTACCCGGTCATCACGACCCGCGGTACGGGCGGTGGCTATCAACTCGGTGCCGGCGCGGCGTTGCCCCCATTGGTGCTCAATGAGGACGAGGCTGCTGCCACCGTCATGGGTCTCAAGGGCGTGGCGACGGGCAACCACGCCGTACCAGCGGACGCGGCGATCAGTGCGATGGCCAAGATCGTCCAAGTCCTGCCAGCTCGCATCCGAGGCCGAATCTCCAGCCTGGCGACCGTCGCGGCAGAGGCCGGCAATGAGGGCGCCACCCTCACCGACGTCACCGCGCTCACCACGGTCGCACTGGCCTGCCGAGACTCGGACACCCTCACGTTCGCGTACGAGAGCAATCGCTCACCGCGAAGCCTCCGAGCCGCTCAGCCTCATAAGGTCGTCACCGTCGAGAACCGTCTCTATCTCGTCGCGTGGGATATCGACCGTGGGGATTGGCGCACATTCCGCGTCGACCGGATCACCGACGCGCGGCGAACGGGGAAGCGATTCGCACCTCGACACCTGCCGATCGATGACCCGGTCGACTACGTCCGCTCCCAGCTCGGCTCGATGCCGGCTCGGTATCGCGTGCACGCAACTGTGCACGCGCCCGCCGAACGCGTCCGCGAGGAGATTGCACATTATGGCGTGGTCGAATCGCGAGACGACGACTCCTGTGACCTCTTCCTCGCAGCTGAATCTTTGGACTGGGCTGCGTTCTGTCTCTGCGCCATCGACGCTCCTTTCATAGTGCACGGGCCACACGAGGCCATCGAGCACCTACGCCAATGGGCAGACCGGCTCCGCAACGCCTCAAACGCCACCAAACGCCCTGAACCCACGAGAGGAAGACGCCCCTGATCGAACCGTGGGAAAGGCGACGAGCACGCAGAGCTCCCACTGACGGGCGACTTCGGATTCTGAAAAGGAGCATTACGACACATGACTAAGCGTCAGCCCGAGCGAGTCCAACCCCTCGGCGCGGGGGAGCTTTCCTATCTGACAATGCATAGACAGCATCTTCTTGCCCCGGCGCCGCTCTCGCCCATCGAACTGACCCAGCATCTCGTAGGGCTTCAAGCACAGAATCCATGGTCGTGGTACGCGGGATTCTTCAGACGTATTGACGGCGTGCATCCCGAAGCAGTGAGCAGCCATCTCGAGGATCGCAGCCTTGTGAGGATGTCCGCGATGCGAGCAACCATCCACCTCATGACTCCGGAAGACGCTGCTACACTCCGATCCCATACCCAGATCGTCCACCAACGTACAATGAAATCCAGCTTCGGTCGCGACCTTAAAGATGTGAGCGTCGATGACGTAACCGTTCGCGCCCAGGCACTCCTTGAGGAGCGGCCCTACACCCTGAAAGAACTCGGCGTAGCACTCGGCCGAAAGTGGCCCGAAACAAGACCAAGCTCTCTGGCGATGGTCGCCCGGTTCATGCTTCCGCTAGTACAGGTCCCTCCTCGCGGGCAGTGGGGGCAGAGCGGGCCGGTCGCATACACGACGCTAGACACGTGGGTCGGTCAGCGGATTGAGCCACGGCATTCCATTGAGGAGGTGATTCTGAGGTATCTGGTCGCATTCGGCCCAGCCACGATCATGGACTTCCAGATTTGGTCGGGACTCACCAAATGCAAACCGCACTTCGAAAACCTCGAGGAAGGTATCGTCCAGCTGCAGAGCGATCGTGGGCAGACTCTCTACGACCTCAACGCCATTGAGCGACCAACTCCTCAGACCGGAGAAGCTCTCCCCGTACGGTTCCTCTACGACTACGACAACCTTCTCCTTGCCTATAAGGATCGAAGTCGGTTCATCACCCCCGCCTACAGCGAAATGCAACGCATGCTCGACGGGACCACACTTCAAGCTATTCTCGTCAACGGAAAGACCGTGGGGATGTGGGCACACAAAAAGGGTAGGCAATCATCGCTTTTGGAAGCGCGGCTATGTGAGCACCTGTCGAGAAACGACCTTGATGCCGTAGAGAACGAAGCCCACGAGTTCGTCAAGTGGCTCGAGCCAGACATCAACTCGGACGTTCGAATACACTGCGCGCAACCGTGACGCTCAGGGAGCACGCGACCTCAAAGCTTGGGTGTCAAAGAATAACCGCCACACCGAATCTCCTGCACACGGACAGCATCCACGACACAAAATCCCAGGTCAAGAGGCTCTCCGCGCAAGAAGACCCAAGATAACGATCGTTTGCGGGCCGACCGTAGTTGGTCGAGGCAAATTCGGGTAACGACTTTGGTGAGCCAAGCTCCCGGCGTCTTGATCGCATTCCGCTCTGACGGCGGTTGGCGGTACCAGCGGAGATAGGCCTCTTGTACTGCGTCTTCTGCGTCAGATGCTGATCCGAGCAGGTTGTAGGCGACGGACAGTAGGCGAAGCCGCTCGCCTTGTACGACTTCGAGGAAAGACCTGGCGGATTCGGTGTGGCTGTCACGGGGAACCATGGCGATCACTCGTGCTTCCGTCGTACCCGAAGTCGGGTGTGGTCTGATCCTTGGCGGTATGCGGGACTACTGTCTGCATGTGCGGGTTCCTTCGGCGGTGTGGTCCGTCTGGTGTGACTCTGGTAACACTTCGACGGAGCAGCGGTTCAAAACGTCAGGTGCGCTGGTCATCGCGGCTCCCCGCGGCGGCATTGGGTGGGGGACGGTCGCTTCGAAGCCTCCCTACGGACCAGGTCAAGGACGGTGCTAAGGGCCAGTCCCGCCGGTCGCAGTCCGAGGCCCGGGACCGCCCGCTCCGGCTGCGTTGCGACTCGCCTTAGTCGCTGAAGTGCGGGAGTCCCGCCTCACAGATCGCAGCGCCGCGTCGTCTCTTAGTTGGTCAGCTGAAGTGCCACGGGCCAACGAAAGGGATACTTGTGCCACGCGAACATTCGCCGAGAACGAGAGCCGTCGACCGGGTCGGCAGTTGGATAGACAAGCGAGTCGGAGCAAGCACTTGGCTGGCAAAGCTTAGGACCAGGGTGTTTCCCGATCATTGGTCGTTCTTCTTTATTCATATCGCCCTGGCGTCATTCATCGTCTGCATGTTGTCGGGCGTCTTCCTGATGTTCTTCTATGACCCGTCAGTCGAAACAGTCACGTACCAAGGCCCATATGAGCCGTTACGAGGTGTAGAAGCCTCGCGAGCATTCACATCGACCATGGAGCTGTCCTTTGAGGTCCGCGGTGGGTTGCTCATGCGCCAACTGCATTCCTGGAGCGCATCGCTCATGATCGCAGCTCTGATTCTTCAGATCTTGCGAGTCTTCTTTACCGCCGAGTTTCGCAAGCCGCGGGAAATAGCTTGGATAGCTCTGTTCGGCTGCCTCATGACGGCGATGATGGCGGGACTGACAGGGCACTTCCTTCCGGATGACATGCTCTCAGGCAGCAGTCTTGCAGTCCTCGACGGCGTCCTAAAGGCCATACCAGTGATTGGTACGACTCTTTCATCACTCTTCTTTCAAGGCAGCTTTCCATCCGGAGCGATAGCAACGGTGTACCCGATGCACGTCCTCATCCTTCCGGCACTGATCGCCCTATTCGGTCTTGTCATCGCTTTTCAAACATTCCGTCACAAGCCCACTCAGTTCCCTTTGCCAGGGAGGTCCGAGAACAACGTGGTCGGGAAATCGCTCGCCCCCGCCACAGTCAAGCGATTCGGTCTGATGCTCATGGTGTCTGGAATCCTGTTCCTCATCGCCGCCACTGTGACGATCAATCCGATCTGGACCTATGGCCCCGCTGACCCAGGTAATGCTTCGGCCGGGGGCGGCGCTCTCTGGTTTGTCGCGTTCCTGGACGGGGCGCAGCGACTCGTACCGCCAGGATGGGAGATCGTCTTGAGTGGCTATACGCTCACTCTTGCGATCCTCGTTCCCGTCGCCGTATGTGGGTTGTTCTTCGTCGCTGCAATCCTGTACCCATTTATCGAATCGTGGATTTCCGCCGATAAACGCGATCATCATCTGCTGGTCCGCCCCAGGAATGCACCCGCACGTACCGGTATAGGCATTGCCGCAATCGTCTTCTACGCGGTTCTATGGATAGCTGCCGGTTCTGACGTCATCGCTTTGCACTTTTCTCTCAGCAACGAGGACGTCATTCTTGCGCTCCAGGTGTCACTGTTCCTCGGACCCATCGTTGGCTTCAGTATCGCTCGACGGATCTGCCTCGGCCTGCAGAGAAAGGACAAGGAGATCGCACTGCACGGTTTCGAAACGGGGAGGATCGTGCGTCTACCGAGCGGCGAATACCAGGAGATACACGCACCGGTTGATGAGTTCCAACGATGGGAGCTTGTCAACTATGAGTCTCCCTCTCCACTGCATCCGCGGCCAGATGAGTCTGGGCGGATTCGAATCAGGGAGAGGGTGCGAGCGTTCTTCTCTCGCAGGTTCTTTGAGGATCGTGTCGTTCCGCCTTCGCCTGACGAGGTTCGGGAGCTTCGCGGTCACTCATCTGCTGAGCCACAAGCGACGGAATCCTCTGAGAACCCCCGGACTGACGGTTCTCCTGTGCGCGATGACACCGCTCGACGTTCTGGTGGAGCAGACCTCACACTCTGATCGTGTGCTTCGTCTTACCTGTAGGGGGTGGTCTGCCCCCGCTGTATAGTCTC encodes the following:
- a CDS encoding winged helix DNA-binding domain-containing protein; this encodes MTKRQPERVQPLGAGELSYLTMHRQHLLAPAPLSPIELTQHLVGLQAQNPWSWYAGFFRRIDGVHPEAVSSHLEDRSLVRMSAMRATIHLMTPEDAATLRSHTQIVHQRTMKSSFGRDLKDVSVDDVTVRAQALLEERPYTLKELGVALGRKWPETRPSSLAMVARFMLPLVQVPPRGQWGQSGPVAYTTLDTWVGQRIEPRHSIEEVILRYLVAFGPATIMDFQIWSGLTKCKPHFENLEEGIVQLQSDRGQTLYDLNAIERPTPQTGEALPVRFLYDYDNLLLAYKDRSRFITPAYSEMQRMLDGTTLQAILVNGKTVGMWAHKKGRQSSLLEARLCEHLSRNDLDAVENEAHEFVKWLEPDINSDVRIHCAQP
- a CDS encoding helix-turn-helix transcriptional regulator, with protein sequence MTTSTRILELLGLLQTRRHWGGGELAGRLGVSQRTLRRDVDGLQELGYPVITTRGTGGGYQLGAGAALPPLVLNEDEAAATVMGLKGVATGNHAVPADAAISAMAKIVQVLPARIRGRISSLATVAAEAGNEGATLTDVTALTTVALACRDSDTLTFAYESNRSPRSLRAAQPHKVVTVENRLYLVAWDIDRGDWRTFRVDRITDARRTGKRFAPRHLPIDDPVDYVRSQLGSMPARYRVHATVHAPAERVREEIAHYGVVESRDDDSCDLFLAAESLDWAAFCLCAIDAPFIVHGPHEAIEHLRQWADRLRNASNATKRPEPTRGRRP
- a CDS encoding cytochrome b produces the protein MFPDHWSFFFIHIALASFIVCMLSGVFLMFFYDPSVETVTYQGPYEPLRGVEASRAFTSTMELSFEVRGGLLMRQLHSWSASLMIAALILQILRVFFTAEFRKPREIAWIALFGCLMTAMMAGLTGHFLPDDMLSGSSLAVLDGVLKAIPVIGTTLSSLFFQGSFPSGAIATVYPMHVLILPALIALFGLVIAFQTFRHKPTQFPLPGRSENNVVGKSLAPATVKRFGLMLMVSGILFLIAATVTINPIWTYGPADPGNASAGGGALWFVAFLDGAQRLVPPGWEIVLSGYTLTLAILVPVAVCGLFFVAAILYPFIESWISADKRDHHLLVRPRNAPARTGIGIAAIVFYAVLWIAAGSDVIALHFSLSNEDVILALQVSLFLGPIVGFSIARRICLGLQRKDKEIALHGFETGRIVRLPSGEYQEIHAPVDEFQRWELVNYESPSPLHPRPDESGRIRIRERVRAFFSRRFFEDRVVPPSPDEVRELRGHSSAEPQATESSENPRTDGSPVRDDTARRSGGADLTL
- a CDS encoding sigma factor, giving the protein MVPRDSHTESARSFLEVVQGERLRLLSVAYNLLGSASDAEDAVQEAYLRWYRQPPSERNAIKTPGAWLTKVVTRICLDQLRSARKRSLSWVFLRGEPLDLGFCVVDAVRVQEIRCGGYSLTPKL
- a CDS encoding ATP-binding cassette domain-containing protein, with product MTVAIEAERLVKRFGEQTVLDDLSFTVDEGTVLGVLGPNGSGKTTAVKAVTGLYRLDSGQARIFGRSVVQDANEVKQFTGFSGQYAAVDEDLSTAENLVLVGRLYGHSKADARRRADQLIDAFDMGSYARKRVGQHSGGMRRRVDLACALVGDPRVLVLDEPTTGLDPTSRQGLWEMIKELVAGGMTLLLTTQYLEEADVLADHVLVIAEGRQVALGTPDELKGRLGGDRVQVELASPEQDGRAAVHAVQALLNGSDADVTAGDGHLTFRTPEAARKLVPCVNALTEAGVAIEGISVQQPTLDDVFFALTRDSGSPSAAGVAVAERSE